The Spiribacter roseus genome includes the window CTGGAAACATTCCGCAGCGCCCTTTTCAAGTGAACCGGGCGCCCTGCGACGGGCCATCGAGGCGGTGATCACCGATCGCAGCGGTACGCCCCCGCGGGCGGATACGGCCGGCGGCACCTCCGACGGCCGGTTCATTGCGCCGCTGGGCGCCGAGGTCGTGGAGTTTGGTCCGGTCAACCAGAGCATTCACCAGATCGATGAACGGGTCGCGCTGGAGGCCATCGGCCAGCTTGCCGAGGACTACGCAGCCATCATTCAGCGCCTGGATCAGCCCGGCCGGCCGCGAGACTGATCAGCCGTCGGGCGGCTGCCCGGCCGCTGCGCCACGCTCCCTCGACGCGGCCGTCAACCACCCAGTCGCCGGCACACAACAGCTGATCGTGCTCGAGATAACCCACCGGCTCGGCCAGGGCCCGGCGCGAGCGGGCGAACCGCCAGCGATGAACGAACCGGTCGCTCACCGATGGCTTGCGTCGCGTCAGCTCGGCGAACGCCTGCGTCAGGTATTCGCCGGCGGCGTCTTCGGACCATTCGATATTCGCCTCGCTCCAGGCATCGGTGGCGTGCAGCGTCCAGATCTCCGGGGTCTGCGGGCGCTGGGGACGGGCGCCCAGCCGCGCCACCCAGCCCAGCGGACCACTGCTCGGAAAGCCGGCGTCAAACGCCAGATTGAGGGGCTCATCCAGCACCAGTCCCACCGCCCAGCAGGGTTTCATGGGCGCTTCCACCGCACGCGCCGCGAGGCGCGGACTGGGCTCGGCCAGTAGTGACTGGGCCTGGGGCGCGGGCGCGGTCAGCAACACGCCGTCGAATGTTCCCAGCGAATCACCGTGGCGATCCTGAATGGACCAGGCGGATGCCTCGCGGGTGATCTCGCGCACCTGCACCCCGCAGCGCACATCAAGTCCCTCGGCCATGTGCCGGGCCAGCGCGGACATGCGCGGCACCGCCACCAGACGGGCCTGCGCCCGGGCCGGCTGCCCCTCGGGC containing:
- a CDS encoding NAD(P)/FAD-dependent oxidoreductase; amino-acid sequence: MRIAIVGAGLAGLSAARVLSDAGLEPVVFDKARGPGGRIVSKRTPYAGVDLGTQYFTARDGEFRAAVDDWRKAGVLASWPVTPRVLPEGQPARAQARLVAVPRMSALARHMAEGLDVRCGVQVREITREASAWSIQDRHGDSLGTFDGVLLTAPAPQAQSLLAEPSPRLAARAVEAPMKPCWAVGLVLDEPLNLAFDAGFPSSGPLGWVARLGARPQRPQTPEIWTLHATDAWSEANIEWSEDAAGEYLTQAFAELTRRKPSVSDRFVHRWRFARSRRALAEPVGYLEHDQLLCAGDWVVDGRVEGAWRSGRAAARRLISLAAGRADPGAE